The following proteins are co-located in the Paludibaculum fermentans genome:
- a CDS encoding tannase/feruloyl esterase family alpha/beta hydrolase — protein sequence MFSAMLALGAAGLAQAQGPAECANLASLKIPNLSMVITKTEWIPASPPGAPPAAPRYTGPLPAFCRLDAVLDKRTGEGGKPYGIGFALTLPAEWNQRFLMQGGGGLNGSVQFPLGGQAAGAAPGLARGFAVVNTDSGHTGTGGFDASFLQDQQASLDFAYIAVGRVAQVAKLIIAHYYGKPAEHSYFSGCSTGGREAMLMTQRYPLYFDGVVSGAPAMRTGYSNLADRWVAISFNQIAPKDAQGKPIPGGAFTDTDRQLVVKSLLKQCDLKDGVQDGMIFNVSGCDFDPASLVCSGAKDDTCLTAQQAGALKRAFGGPKDSRGIPVYSGFAFDTGITAKRGIPGLLNPGPSPVGPPSTGTEQDVDKEALLVANPLVDTTSTNLTTFAGHGGKLLFYHGVSDPWFSALDTLDYYQKMSAANGGLPKVAGWSRIYLVPGMGHCGGGDAALDTFDMLSAVVDWVEKGTAPEAVVATGRAFPGRSRPLCAYPKSAHYTGQGDPEDAKNFVCRE from the coding sequence ATGTTCAGTGCAATGCTGGCGTTGGGCGCGGCGGGATTGGCCCAGGCGCAAGGGCCGGCCGAGTGCGCCAACCTGGCGAGCCTCAAGATCCCGAACCTGTCGATGGTGATCACCAAAACGGAGTGGATCCCCGCCTCGCCGCCCGGAGCCCCTCCGGCTGCCCCCAGGTACACCGGGCCCCTGCCGGCCTTCTGCCGGCTGGATGCCGTCCTCGACAAGCGCACCGGCGAGGGCGGCAAGCCCTATGGCATCGGTTTCGCCCTCACGCTGCCGGCGGAGTGGAACCAGCGCTTCCTGATGCAGGGTGGCGGAGGGCTGAACGGCTCCGTTCAGTTCCCGCTGGGCGGCCAAGCCGCCGGAGCCGCGCCCGGACTGGCGCGCGGCTTCGCCGTCGTCAACACCGACTCCGGCCACACCGGCACCGGAGGGTTTGACGCCAGCTTCCTGCAGGATCAGCAGGCGAGCCTCGATTTCGCTTACATCGCCGTCGGTCGCGTGGCCCAGGTGGCGAAGCTCATCATCGCCCACTACTACGGCAAACCGGCCGAGCACTCCTACTTCTCCGGCTGCTCCACCGGCGGCCGCGAAGCCATGCTGATGACCCAGCGCTACCCGCTCTATTTCGACGGAGTGGTCTCCGGCGCTCCGGCCATGCGGACGGGATACTCCAACCTGGCCGACCGCTGGGTGGCCATCAGCTTCAACCAGATCGCGCCCAAGGACGCACAAGGCAAACCGATTCCGGGCGGAGCGTTCACCGACACCGACCGTCAGCTGGTGGTCAAGTCGCTTTTGAAGCAATGCGACCTCAAGGATGGCGTCCAGGACGGCATGATCTTCAACGTCAGCGGCTGCGATTTCGATCCCGCCTCCCTCGTCTGCAGCGGAGCCAAGGACGACACCTGCCTCACCGCCCAACAGGCGGGCGCCCTCAAGCGGGCCTTTGGCGGTCCGAAGGACTCGCGCGGAATCCCGGTCTACTCCGGCTTCGCCTTCGACACAGGGATCACGGCCAAGCGAGGCATCCCCGGGTTGCTGAACCCCGGACCCAGTCCAGTGGGTCCGCCCAGCACTGGCACCGAGCAGGATGTGGACAAAGAAGCCCTGCTGGTGGCGAATCCGCTGGTGGACACGACCTCCACAAACCTCACTACTTTCGCCGGCCATGGCGGGAAGCTGCTGTTCTATCACGGTGTGAGCGATCCCTGGTTCTCGGCGCTGGACACGCTGGATTACTACCAGAAGATGAGCGCGGCGAATGGCGGCCTGCCCAAGGTAGCCGGCTGGAGCCGCATCTACCTGGTGCCGGGCATGGGCCACTGCGGCGGCGGAGACGCGGCGCTGGATACCTTCGACATGCTGAGTGCGGTGGTCGATTGGGTGGAGAAGGGCACAGCGCCCGAGGCCGTCGTGGCCACGGGCCGAGCCTTCCCGGGCCGCAGCCGGCCGCTCTGCGCGTATCCCAAGTCCGCCCACTATACCGGGCAGGGCGATCCCGAGGACGCGAAGAACTTTGTGTGCCGCGAATAG
- a CDS encoding post-PEP-CTERM-1 domain-containing protein: MSKTAKSVALATSVLAAAVTVLNAAAPSDQQPARAEATAAQPADTNQKSTLKPVTGEQAAPAGGVMIFKDPVTGKFRAPEQGEVEALTSTGKKSIQSVAPAAQTPFKSPTGAGIAVKLGAESRSYMVVTKTADGKLKESCVTGDKAATAVLSGNQAPAEKGALDEK; this comes from the coding sequence ATGTCGAAAACTGCCAAGAGCGTCGCGCTCGCGACGTCGGTCCTTGCTGCTGCGGTCACGGTCCTGAACGCAGCGGCCCCCAGCGATCAACAACCTGCCCGCGCCGAGGCCACGGCTGCCCAGCCTGCGGACACCAATCAGAAGTCCACCCTCAAGCCCGTTACCGGCGAGCAAGCCGCGCCAGCGGGCGGCGTCATGATCTTCAAGGATCCGGTGACCGGCAAGTTCCGGGCACCGGAACAGGGCGAAGTGGAGGCACTCACGTCGACCGGGAAGAAGTCCATTCAGTCCGTCGCGCCAGCGGCCCAAACGCCTTTCAAGTCGCCCACGGGTGCAGGGATTGCAGTCAAGCTGGGCGCGGAATCAAGGAGTTACATGGTCGTCACGAAGACCGCGGATGGCAAGCTGAAGGAGTCGTGCGTCACCGGCGACAAGGCCGCCACCGCCGTTCTCTCCGGCAACCAGGCGCCCGCCGAGAAGGGAGCTCTCGATGAGAAGTAG
- a CDS encoding GH35 family beta-galactosidase, giving the protein MHFSSTVRFACIGITAALAATLCAQELPHLRKQGTATQLIVEGQPFLAVAGELGNNSASSLEYMRPIWPRLASANLNTVLAAVSWAQLEPQEGKFQFELLDGLLAEARRHQLKLVLLWFGSWKNGLSSYVPYWVKQDYKRFPRIRLGSGRGMELLSTFGDASRDADAKAFRAMMRHLKSVDGRDHTVLMIQVENEVGVLRDSRDRSDAANRAYSSPVPKELMQHLAQHRSSLAPELLEAWKGNGFKSSGTWAEVFGPGKPESVEMPIQTTSPPLSAEEFETAWRKLTWPSDEFFMAWHYARYINRIIEEGKAEYNLPMFVNAWLQGPNTAWPGTYPSGGPLPQVHDIWRAGAPACDLLAPDLYLPQFDEVSERFIRNGNPLFIPETSVNPANALVAFGKYGAMGFSPFYIDRSAGPDTELAAAYKVITSMAPAIAAQQGKDTMTAIRMKLGDAPQQFELGGYQLKVSFLGRGRIPIAPEPKPAAPAATQAAAPAAQPAQAGPAQGAAILAASGPSEFYLGGIGGAFRIDLTPKTPGPGIVGIGDVQEGRFENGKWTVIRQLGGDDTGQGEILTLRPNTVMHVTVYRYE; this is encoded by the coding sequence ATGCACTTCAGCAGTACCGTCCGATTCGCCTGCATCGGGATCACAGCCGCCCTGGCGGCTACGTTATGTGCCCAGGAGCTTCCGCACCTGCGCAAACAAGGCACAGCCACCCAACTCATCGTCGAGGGACAGCCCTTCCTGGCTGTGGCGGGTGAGTTGGGCAACAACTCCGCCAGCAGCCTCGAGTACATGCGTCCCATCTGGCCGCGCCTGGCCTCCGCCAACCTGAACACCGTGCTGGCCGCGGTGTCGTGGGCGCAGCTCGAGCCCCAGGAAGGCAAGTTCCAGTTCGAATTGCTGGACGGCCTGCTGGCAGAGGCCCGCCGCCATCAACTGAAACTCGTCCTGCTCTGGTTTGGCAGTTGGAAGAACGGGCTCTCCAGCTATGTGCCGTATTGGGTGAAGCAGGATTACAAGCGCTTCCCGCGCATCCGCCTCGGCTCGGGCCGCGGCATGGAATTGCTCAGCACGTTCGGAGACGCCAGCCGCGATGCGGACGCCAAGGCATTCCGAGCCATGATGCGCCATCTCAAGTCGGTGGATGGCCGTGATCATACCGTCCTCATGATCCAGGTGGAGAACGAGGTGGGTGTCCTGCGAGATTCCCGCGACCGCTCCGATGCGGCGAACCGGGCCTACTCCTCCCCGGTGCCGAAGGAACTGATGCAGCACCTCGCCCAGCATCGCAGCAGCCTGGCTCCGGAACTTTTGGAAGCCTGGAAGGGGAACGGCTTCAAGTCCAGCGGAACCTGGGCCGAGGTCTTTGGCCCCGGCAAGCCGGAGAGCGTGGAGATGCCGATCCAGACCACCAGCCCGCCGCTGAGCGCCGAAGAGTTCGAGACCGCCTGGCGAAAACTCACGTGGCCTTCGGACGAGTTCTTCATGGCCTGGCACTACGCCCGCTACATCAACCGCATCATCGAGGAGGGCAAGGCCGAATACAACCTGCCGATGTTCGTGAACGCCTGGCTCCAGGGGCCGAACACCGCGTGGCCCGGCACTTATCCCAGCGGAGGTCCCTTGCCGCAGGTGCACGACATCTGGCGCGCCGGAGCCCCGGCCTGTGACCTGCTGGCGCCCGACCTCTACCTGCCGCAGTTCGACGAGGTGTCGGAGCGTTTCATCCGCAACGGCAATCCCCTGTTCATTCCCGAGACCTCGGTCAATCCGGCCAATGCCCTGGTGGCCTTCGGCAAGTACGGCGCCATGGGCTTCTCGCCTTTCTACATCGACAGGTCCGCCGGACCCGACACCGAACTCGCCGCCGCCTACAAGGTCATCACCAGCATGGCTCCCGCCATTGCCGCGCAGCAGGGCAAGGACACCATGACCGCGATCCGCATGAAGCTGGGCGACGCGCCGCAACAGTTCGAATTGGGCGGCTACCAGCTCAAAGTCTCGTTTCTAGGCCGCGGCCGCATCCCGATCGCACCGGAGCCCAAGCCCGCCGCACCCGCTGCCACTCAAGCCGCTGCTCCGGCCGCGCAGCCTGCCCAGGCTGGTCCTGCGCAAGGCGCGGCGATCCTGGCCGCCTCAGGGCCCAGCGAATTCTACCTCGGCGGCATCGGCGGCGCCTTCCGCATCGACCTCACCCCAAAGACTCCGGGACCGGGCATCGTAGGCATCGGCGACGTGCAGGAAGGGCGGTTTGAGAACGGCAAGTGGACCGTGATCCGGCAATTGGGTGGCGACGATACGGGGCAGGGTGAGATCCTCACGCTGCGTCCAAACACCGTCATGCACGTCACGGTCTACCGGTATGAGTAA
- a CDS encoding glycoside hydrolase family 30 protein: MAQTQAGGAGSISVRRTAGKDQFAEQPPLQWQPAAAKTDEAIVLDPTRTYQEMLGFGGALTDASAYMIHQLDGAAKEKLMHELYHPSELGMGVTRVCIGSSDFATKMYSYDEGEPDPELKRFSIDQDKQYILPQLRMARKLNPDLFLLASPWSPPGWMKASGTMLGGSLKPKNFGVYARYLVKFLKAYEAEGVPIDAITSQNEVDTDQDARMPACVWAQEHEIVFVSQQLGPAIAENKLKTKIWMLDHNWNLWGRVINSLEEPAFNKYIDGVAWHPYLGTIDAMSRVHDAFPDKHAYWTEGSFSSVGAFAGGGLAGAAPLASTDAPKREAVPPQIRIARGGALAAAAVRNWTRCFMLWNIVLDENGNPNIGPFVHARGTLTIDSKTKEISRSTDYWVLKHYTHAARRGSKRFASQGGGEAVAHAAFTHRDGTKVLVLSNVTDADKAVQVRVGGLMTQLTVPAYSITNLSWV, encoded by the coding sequence ATGGCACAGACACAAGCAGGCGGAGCGGGCTCGATCAGTGTCCGCCGCACCGCTGGAAAGGATCAGTTCGCTGAGCAGCCCCCGCTGCAATGGCAGCCTGCCGCGGCGAAGACGGACGAGGCGATCGTCCTGGATCCCACGCGCACTTATCAGGAGATGCTCGGCTTCGGAGGCGCGCTGACGGACGCCTCGGCCTACATGATCCACCAGCTCGATGGGGCAGCAAAGGAAAAGCTGATGCACGAGCTGTACCATCCCTCCGAACTCGGCATGGGCGTCACGCGCGTCTGCATCGGCTCCAGCGACTTCGCCACGAAGATGTACAGCTATGACGAGGGCGAGCCCGATCCAGAGCTCAAGCGCTTCTCCATCGACCAGGACAAGCAGTACATCCTGCCCCAACTGCGCATGGCCCGCAAGCTCAATCCCGACCTGTTCCTGCTCGCCAGCCCCTGGAGCCCGCCCGGCTGGATGAAGGCCAGCGGCACGATGTTGGGCGGGTCTTTGAAGCCGAAGAATTTCGGAGTTTACGCCCGTTATCTCGTGAAATTCTTGAAAGCCTACGAAGCCGAAGGCGTGCCGATCGACGCCATCACCTCGCAGAACGAGGTGGATACGGATCAGGACGCCCGCATGCCCGCCTGTGTCTGGGCGCAGGAACACGAGATCGTCTTCGTCAGCCAGCAACTGGGTCCGGCCATCGCGGAGAACAAACTCAAGACGAAGATCTGGATGCTCGACCACAACTGGAACCTGTGGGGCCGCGTCATCAACTCGCTGGAGGAACCCGCGTTCAACAAGTACATCGACGGGGTCGCCTGGCACCCCTATCTCGGCACCATCGACGCCATGAGCCGGGTCCACGACGCGTTCCCGGACAAACACGCCTACTGGACGGAAGGCAGTTTCAGCAGCGTCGGAGCCTTTGCCGGCGGCGGACTGGCTGGAGCCGCGCCGCTCGCGTCCACCGACGCCCCGAAGCGCGAGGCCGTGCCGCCGCAGATCCGCATTGCGCGGGGCGGTGCGCTGGCCGCTGCGGCCGTCCGCAACTGGACCCGCTGCTTCATGCTCTGGAACATTGTCCTCGACGAGAACGGCAACCCCAACATCGGACCGTTCGTCCATGCTCGAGGTACTCTCACCATCGACTCCAAGACGAAGGAAATCTCGCGCAGCACCGACTACTGGGTGCTGAAGCACTACACGCATGCGGCCCGCCGAGGGTCGAAGCGCTTCGCCTCACAAGGCGGTGGAGAAGCCGTGGCCCACGCCGCGTTTACTCACCGTGACGGCACGAAGGTGCTGGTGCTGAGCAATGTGACTGACGCGGACAAGGCGGTCCAGGTGCGGGTGGGCGGCCTGATGACCCAGTTGACCGTGCCCGCTTACTCCATCACGAACCTGAGTTGGGTGTAG
- a CDS encoding choice-of-anchor J family PEP-CTERM protein: MRRSRALGLGLLLLAAGTQLSAATLISEGFTDVTTLAGDGWVVINNSAPIGTDSWFQGNTGVFNAQSGPADAYIAANFLSAAASGNVSNWLISPVITFSYSTGISFYTRTESPQLFADSLELRLSTNGASTDVGASDSSVGDFTTLILSVNPLLNQTGYPGSWTHVTAVLNPFVGTVSGRLALRYLVPDTSTNGNYIGVDTFKVEAVPEPATFGLMAAGFGAILLRRLRRQCK; encoded by the coding sequence ATGCGCCGATCCCGCGCTTTGGGTCTAGGCCTGCTCTTACTGGCCGCAGGCACCCAACTGAGCGCAGCCACACTGATTTCAGAAGGATTTACGGATGTCACCACACTGGCCGGAGACGGTTGGGTGGTGATCAACAACAGTGCACCGATTGGAACCGACAGTTGGTTCCAGGGCAACACGGGTGTCTTCAACGCCCAGAGCGGTCCGGCCGATGCCTACATCGCCGCCAATTTTCTCAGCGCCGCGGCGAGCGGGAATGTCAGCAACTGGCTGATTTCCCCCGTCATCACGTTCAGCTACTCCACCGGCATCTCGTTCTACACGCGGACTGAGAGCCCTCAGCTTTTCGCCGACAGCCTGGAGCTGCGATTGAGCACGAATGGCGCAAGCACGGACGTGGGCGCTTCGGACTCATCGGTCGGTGACTTCACCACACTCATTCTCTCCGTGAACCCTCTGTTGAATCAAACGGGCTATCCCGGCTCCTGGACTCATGTCACCGCCGTCCTGAATCCCTTCGTAGGCACCGTCAGCGGCCGTCTTGCCCTGCGTTACCTCGTACCCGACACGAGCACCAACGGCAACTACATCGGCGTCGACACCTTCAAGGTGGAGGCCGTGCCTGAGCCCGCCACTTTTGGGCTGATGGCCGCCGGATTCGGCGCGATCCTGCTGCGGCGCCTGCGCCGCCAGTGCAAATAG
- a CDS encoding GDSL-type esterase/lipase family protein, whose protein sequence is MLKRIRPFLHLCLLLALCATGGLAQSLVTTPADRLQEQWWSKRHAAVLEKVQAERDAELVLLGDSITQNYEKADPPDEDFQPTWQRFYASRKALNLGFSGDTTAHVLWRLEHGEVDGLRPRAVVLLIGTNDTARGHSAEETSHGIDAVVAKLHEKLPQSSILLLGLLPSEVSPEKSTVDAEVNRYLATRYEAEAKVTYVDAGSVFYQDDRLNTALFYDPRLKTPRKPLHPDTTGQRLMAEAIEPTLARLMEDAPRQYLAALNKVNTAVIPVPRLERDSYDWDQRHRDVMAIKAQMKPEIVLIGDSITHFWGGLPKANRVNGPKSWEAAFGGREVLNLGFGWDRTQNVLWRLQHGEFDGLHPKTVIINIGTNNLTGTINARANTPEEVVAGILAIHGKVRAASPESRIVVMGIFPRGFPVASRLRVPIATVNQLLAAALAGKAGTTFLDIGARFLAPDATLPKRLMNDGTHPTDEGYAIWVQALTEAGVLRPR, encoded by the coding sequence ATGCTGAAGCGCATTCGACCGTTCCTCCACCTCTGCCTGCTGCTGGCGCTGTGCGCCACAGGCGGCCTCGCCCAAAGTCTGGTGACTACTCCGGCTGATCGCCTGCAGGAGCAGTGGTGGTCTAAGCGGCATGCCGCGGTGCTGGAGAAAGTCCAGGCCGAGCGCGACGCGGAACTAGTGCTGCTGGGCGACTCCATCACTCAGAACTATGAGAAGGCCGATCCGCCGGATGAGGATTTCCAGCCGACCTGGCAGCGGTTCTATGCCAGCCGGAAGGCCCTGAACCTGGGCTTCAGCGGCGATACCACGGCGCACGTGCTGTGGCGGCTGGAGCATGGCGAGGTGGATGGGCTGCGGCCGCGCGCGGTGGTCCTGCTGATCGGCACCAACGACACGGCTCGCGGGCATTCGGCGGAAGAGACGTCGCACGGGATAGACGCCGTGGTGGCAAAGCTGCACGAGAAGCTGCCGCAGAGCTCCATCCTGCTGCTGGGGTTGCTGCCCAGCGAAGTCTCGCCGGAAAAGAGCACCGTCGATGCTGAAGTCAACCGCTACCTCGCCACACGGTATGAAGCCGAGGCCAAGGTGACCTACGTCGATGCCGGCTCCGTTTTCTACCAGGATGACCGGCTGAATACGGCTCTCTTCTACGACCCGCGCCTCAAGACTCCGCGCAAGCCGCTGCACCCCGATACGACCGGGCAGCGGCTGATGGCGGAAGCGATCGAACCCACCCTGGCTCGGCTGATGGAGGATGCGCCGCGGCAGTACCTCGCCGCGCTGAACAAGGTGAATACGGCCGTGATTCCGGTGCCGCGCCTGGAACGCGACTCTTACGATTGGGATCAGCGGCATCGCGATGTGATGGCCATCAAGGCGCAGATGAAGCCCGAGATTGTCCTCATCGGCGATTCCATCACCCACTTCTGGGGCGGCTTGCCGAAGGCCAATCGCGTGAATGGGCCGAAGTCGTGGGAAGCGGCGTTTGGCGGCAGGGAGGTGTTGAACCTCGGCTTCGGCTGGGACCGCACGCAGAACGTCCTGTGGCGGCTGCAGCACGGCGAGTTCGACGGCCTGCACCCCAAGACCGTGATCATCAACATCGGCACGAACAACCTCACCGGCACAATCAACGCGCGAGCCAACACGCCGGAGGAGGTCGTGGCAGGGATCCTGGCGATTCACGGCAAGGTGCGGGCGGCTTCTCCGGAGAGCCGCATCGTCGTGATGGGCATCTTTCCGCGCGGCTTCCCTGTTGCCTCCCGGCTGCGGGTGCCGATTGCGACGGTGAACCAACTGCTGGCCGCGGCCCTGGCCGGCAAGGCCGGCACGACGTTCCTCGACATCGGCGCGCGGTTCCTGGCGCCCGATGCGACGCTGCCCAAGCGCCTGATGAACGACGGCACCCATCCCACCGACGAAGGCTATGCCATCTGGGTGCAGGCCCTGACCGAGGCCGGCGTGCTCCGGCCCCGCTGA
- a CDS encoding glycoside hydrolase family 43 protein: MSDRNRPAAPATATASRRSVLRGLGAAVAAPLLAAGQEVPQTYTNPLGIAVADPFVLREPNGQYFVYGTGGGKGTTAYPAFTSTDVVHWQPVGEVYSRDPATAWCTDTFWAPAVYHVKDRYYLFYSAQWRDNPNKEKENYRIGAAVSDKPQGPFRDIRNAPLFDPGYPAIDAELLFDADGRVYLFYSRCCYKHPVESELADWARKEKLYTEIEESWIYGVEVKPDFTGTIGEPVMALRPPVSLSDKNAAWENLSVTTKEVNRRWTEGPCAFKHGGTYYLMYSANHYLGENYALGYATAKQPLGPYTKAANNPVLKKNTDRGGNVTGPAHNCVTYSPDGSEMLCLYAGRTAATGQRRVLFLDRMEIRKDGTLVVHGPVTTPQPLPSNRKRDG; this comes from the coding sequence ATGTCCGATAGAAATCGACCCGCCGCTCCAGCGACTGCCACAGCTTCGCGGCGCAGCGTACTGCGCGGGCTGGGAGCCGCCGTGGCCGCACCGCTGCTGGCGGCCGGACAGGAGGTCCCGCAGACCTACACGAATCCGCTGGGCATCGCCGTAGCCGACCCCTTCGTCCTGCGCGAGCCCAATGGCCAGTACTTCGTCTACGGCACCGGAGGCGGCAAAGGCACCACGGCCTACCCCGCCTTCACCTCCACCGACGTGGTCCATTGGCAGCCGGTGGGCGAGGTCTATTCGCGGGACCCCGCCACAGCCTGGTGTACCGATACTTTCTGGGCTCCGGCCGTCTACCACGTCAAGGATCGCTACTACCTCTTCTACAGCGCCCAGTGGCGCGACAACCCCAACAAGGAGAAGGAGAACTACCGCATCGGCGCGGCTGTCTCCGACAAGCCCCAGGGGCCGTTCCGCGACATCCGCAACGCGCCGCTGTTCGACCCCGGCTATCCGGCCATCGACGCGGAACTGCTCTTCGATGCCGACGGCCGCGTCTATCTCTTCTACTCGCGCTGCTGCTACAAACATCCGGTCGAGAGCGAGCTTGCCGACTGGGCGCGCAAGGAGAAGCTCTACACCGAGATCGAAGAGAGCTGGATCTACGGCGTTGAAGTGAAGCCGGATTTCACGGGCACGATCGGCGAACCGGTGATGGCCCTGCGCCCGCCCGTCAGTCTCTCGGACAAGAATGCCGCCTGGGAGAACCTCTCCGTGACGACGAAGGAGGTCAACCGCCGCTGGACGGAGGGTCCCTGCGCCTTCAAGCACGGCGGCACCTACTACCTGATGTATTCGGCCAATCACTATCTGGGCGAGAACTACGCACTGGGTTACGCGACGGCGAAGCAGCCCCTGGGCCCCTACACCAAGGCCGCGAACAATCCGGTGCTGAAGAAGAATACGGATCGCGGCGGCAACGTCACCGGTCCGGCGCACAACTGCGTGACCTATTCGCCCGACGGGTCGGAGATGCTCTGTCTCTATGCCGGCAGAACGGCCGCGACCGGCCAGCGCCGGGTTCTGTTCCTCGACCGCATGGAGATCCGCAAGGACGGCACGCTGGTGGTCCACGGGCCGGTCACCACGCCGCAGCCATTGCCCTCGAACCGCAAGCGAGACGGCTGA
- a CDS encoding PA domain-containing protein, protein MRSRILPVLALATLAPFVVNAAATIVIVNFDDPGVGFNDPTPVAAVGGNPGTTLGQQRLLAFQAAANKWGATLTSNVIITVAAYWDHLSCNSSGAVLGSAGATEVFADFPGAILAGHWYGKALTNKLYGADGDPGVPDIVAGFNIDLGKTGCLDGTFFYLGLDGNHGANVDLVTVLEHEFAHGLGFQTFTSGSTGAPFLGLPTVTDAFLMNSATSKTWDTMTNAERAASALSGNKLVWTGPNVTAGVPSVLQAGSPNLRINAPASVAGNYLVGTASFGPALTAAGLTAEIMPVVDQANGTGLACTTLSAANALAVSGKIGLVDRGGCTFNVKAARLQAAGAVGMIVVDNVAGSPPPGLGGTDGSITIPAVRITLGDGNALKVALSKRSRTHSGVFGFLGVDLTLRSGADNLNHALMYAPNPYQSGSSVSHFDVSAFPNLLMEPAINGDLTHEVTVPTDLTFAFLKDIGWN, encoded by the coding sequence ATGAGAAGTAGAATCCTCCCTGTCCTGGCGCTCGCCACACTTGCGCCCTTCGTCGTGAACGCCGCGGCGACGATTGTCATTGTTAACTTCGACGACCCGGGCGTAGGCTTCAACGATCCAACGCCAGTCGCCGCCGTGGGGGGCAATCCCGGTACAACACTGGGCCAGCAACGCCTGCTTGCGTTCCAGGCCGCGGCGAACAAATGGGGCGCCACCCTGACCAGCAACGTAATCATCACCGTGGCGGCCTACTGGGACCACCTGTCCTGCAATTCCTCAGGCGCGGTTTTGGGCAGCGCCGGCGCCACTGAGGTATTCGCCGATTTTCCCGGAGCGATCCTGGCCGGCCATTGGTATGGCAAAGCGCTGACCAATAAGCTGTACGGCGCTGACGGCGATCCGGGCGTCCCGGATATCGTAGCGGGCTTCAACATCGATCTGGGAAAGACAGGGTGCCTGGATGGCACCTTCTTCTACCTGGGGCTCGATGGCAATCACGGCGCCAACGTGGATCTGGTGACCGTTCTCGAGCACGAGTTCGCCCACGGGTTGGGGTTCCAGACTTTCACCAGCGGATCGACCGGAGCGCCGTTTCTCGGGCTCCCGACGGTCACCGATGCGTTCCTGATGAATTCAGCGACCAGCAAGACCTGGGACACCATGACCAACGCCGAGCGCGCGGCCTCGGCCCTGTCCGGCAACAAGCTGGTGTGGACCGGGCCCAATGTCACGGCCGGTGTGCCCAGCGTTCTCCAGGCCGGCTCACCGAACCTCCGCATCAATGCGCCGGCGTCGGTGGCCGGAAACTACCTCGTCGGCACCGCCTCGTTTGGTCCGGCTCTGACCGCTGCCGGCCTTACGGCCGAGATCATGCCAGTTGTCGATCAAGCCAACGGCACGGGCCTGGCCTGCACCACGCTTTCCGCCGCGAATGCTCTGGCGGTGAGTGGCAAGATCGGGTTGGTCGACCGGGGCGGCTGCACCTTCAACGTGAAAGCAGCCAGGCTGCAGGCTGCCGGCGCGGTCGGCATGATTGTCGTCGATAACGTCGCCGGTTCTCCGCCGCCCGGACTGGGCGGCACTGACGGCAGCATCACCATTCCGGCAGTTCGCATTACCCTTGGGGACGGCAACGCCCTGAAAGTCGCGCTGTCCAAACGCTCGCGCACGCACTCAGGCGTCTTCGGCTTCCTCGGCGTCGACCTCACATTGCGTTCCGGCGCGGACAACCTCAACCACGCCCTGATGTACGCCCCGAACCCCTACCAGAGCGGTTCGTCGGTGTCTCACTTCGACGTCAGCGCCTTCCCGAATCTGCTCATGGAGCCGGCGATCAACGGCGACCTGACCCACGAAGTCACCGTTCCCACCGACCTGACCTTCGCCTTCCTGAAGGACATCGGCTGGAATTAG